TTGATAAACCAGGCACCCATGCCGAAGGCCATACCTTTAACAGAGTGGTAGTCGGTGCCCGTAAGGTAAAATATAACCATCAGGGCGATGGCGAAAAGGACGCTGCAGGAAAAGTGGGCAAGCAGGCCCACGATTCGCCCCTGCCAGGTAAAAACCTGATCGTAAGGGAACAACAGGGAAGCGGCCAGGTTGATTATCGATATTTTACTTACGCCGAGCAGAAGCATCAGCTGTACAACCAGCGATTTGGCAATTCCGCCGGCTGTTCCGGCAATAAGGGTGATAATTGCGGTATCTCGCATGACACGCATGATAAAATCCCTTCCTTAAATGGGACTGGGGGTATGCATTCATTCAAGCCGGGGACGGTTCTTGACTTGAATAGGTTTTACGGCCTGTTAACCTAACTTTTTCTAGTATGCCTTACCGGCTCCAAAATTATGTCGCACTTATCATATCCCTCCCAATTTCTCTCGTTCCAACTCTAGAAACGCTGTAGCCCTCTTGCTCTACTTTACGAAATCGACTACCGCTTGAAATAGATTAAATAATCGTATATACTATGTATATACAGAAAGGAGGGAAACTCCCCATGCAATCCCAAATTAAAAAGTGGGGAAACAGTCTAGGGATTCGTATTCCCAAGGTGTTAGCTGAAAAAGCCGGACTCGTCGAGGGAACTCCGATTGAGCTTCAAGTAGACGGTGACGCTATTATTGTCCGTCGGAAGCGTTATACTTTGGAAAAGCTCATGTCCCAGGTTACGCCCGAAAATATTCACGGGGAAATAGAAACGGGATACCCGGTCGGGCGTGAAGAATGGTAAGGCGTTATATTCCGGACCGCGGCGATATACTATGGATTCAATTTAACCCCCAGAAGGGACATGAGCAGGCTGGAAGAAGGCCGGCGTTGGTAATATCGCCTGCACTTTATAACGGTAAGGTGGGGTTAGCTTTACTGTGCCCCATTACCAACCAGGTAAAGGGGTATCCCTTTGAAGTAAAGCTGCCTGCAGGCCTTAAAATTTCCGGCGTTATATTAGCCGACCAAATAAAAAATTTGGACTGGCAGGCTAGGAGGGCGGAATTTATTTGTAAGGCCCCGGAGGAAATCGTCGCAGAAGTTCGGGAAAAAATTCTTGTCCTCTTAGAATAAAAAACCCCGGTTTGTTCAAGCGGGGGACTTCAAGCGGAGGACGGTTCTTGTTCGAGCGGGGGACGGTTCTTGACTTGAATGGGTTTCAAGGCCTGTCGATTCTATATCCTCCTAACCGTAAACCCATAACTGTACAATCCATGCAAATTACCGTGCAAGGTCTTGCCTCTATCTGGATTTTGAGCACATTGACGAATTTGGGAAATAACCGTTCTCTGAACTGCTTTATCCAACTTCTTAATGTCTTTTATGGCCGCTCGCTTGTACTTGATTTCATACATGGTTCAGCCCCAATTCCCTTAAGACTTCTTCTTCTGGAACATCCTCATCAGCCATACGTTCTTTTAATTCTTGTTCGAGGGCTCTCAACAACATCTTTTTCTTCTGTTTTACTCTAACCTTCGCTTCCCGACCACTGTAACCCTCTTGCTCCACTTCCCGAATAATCAACTCTTCCATCTCATCAATTAAAGAAACAGGTTCTAAAATAGCTGTAGATCTTTCCTCGTCCACTTTCAGATAAACGTAATTACCGATAGAAAGCTTCTTCCTCACCGTTTTGGGAATGGTAATCTGTCCTTTAGGACTGACTTTTAATTTTATACGTCCTACTCGTTCCATAAAAAATCACCTCAAATTAAGTTTAACACTTTTTAGGTAAAAAGTAAAAATTCAAATATAAAATTTTAGCTTTTGGTGTATACTGGTTGGAAAAAGCGTTTCACACCGGATCTTCTCCCCATACCCTCAGGGTTACTTTGGGAGGAATCAGGCCGCAGATCTGGGCGTGGGCGTAATATCGCAGGAGCGCCCTGCGGGAAACCCCGTCGAATTCGTGACGGAGGGCCCGGAAGTACTCCTCCAGCAGGACCGGAGATACGGGATACCGCTTCGCCGCCCTACGGGCCAGGTCGGGAAGGTTACCCATGGCCTGCGCGCGGCAGTCTACCAGAGCCCGCCTGATAAATTCTACCTGGACCGGGTAGCGGCGGGCAAAATCCTGTCGGGCCACCCATAGGGCGTAAATTAGAGGCTCTCCGGTGAACTCCTNNNNNNNNNNNNNNNNNNNNNNNNNNNNNNNNNNNNNNNNNNNNNNNNNNNNNNNNNNNNNNNNNNNNNNNNNNNNNNNNNNNNNNNNNNNNNNNNNNNNNNNNNNNNNNNNNNNNNNNNNNNNNNNNNNNNNNNTCCAGCAGGTGAAGGCCCGGCGGAGGGTTCAACTTCAATTCCAGGGCGGCATAGCCGTACACCAGTGCCGCATCTCCAAAGTGCAACATCTTCTCCAGGCCGTAAGGAACCCGGATGTAGTTGACGGTTATTTCAAAGCAGTGCTCCAACAATATCCGGAGGAGAGCATAGGAACTGGCCGCCCCGTCGGGGAGACAAACAGTTCTGCCCCCCAGATATCTGACTGGAACCTTGCTCAAGAGCATCAAATTGGCGGCCGGTCCTTCAGCCCCCAGGGAGAGATCCGGTAAGATTACGCACTTCTCCATGTGGTGGGCGTACATTACGGAGGGAAGAGGAGCTATGTCTACTTCCCCGGTTAAAAATTTCTCCGTGAGCCGGGAAGCCGTGTCTTTAATAATCTCCACACCCACAGGCTTTTCTGCGGATTCTAAAGCGTCTATAACAGGAAAAAAGTCCAAATTCTCCACTATCCCCAGCCGAGTTACAACCGCAGGCAAAATCAACTCCCCCAACATTGTGATTTTTCAAACAATTCTTATAAATATAAATTCGCCGTATGAACGGCGAATCC
The sequence above is drawn from the Calderihabitans maritimus genome and encodes:
- a CDS encoding MqnA/MqnD/SBP family protein, with the translated sequence MPAVVTRLGIVENLDFFPVIDALESAEKPVGVEIIKDTASRLTEKFLTGEVDIAPLPSVMYAHHMEKCVILPDLSLGAEGPAANLMLLSKVPVRYLGGRTVCLPDGAASSYALLRILLEHCFEITVNYIRVPYGLEKMLHFGDAALVYGYAALELKLNPPPGLHLL
- a CDS encoding AbrB/MazE/SpoVT family DNA-binding domain-containing protein, which encodes MQSQIKKWGNSLGIRIPKVLAEKAGLVEGTPIELQVDGDAIIVRRKRYTLEKLMSQVTPENIHGEIETGYPVGREEW
- a CDS encoding AbrB/MazE/SpoVT family DNA-binding domain-containing protein, which codes for MERVGRIKLKVSPKGQITIPKTVRKKLSIGNYVYLKVDEERSTAILEPVSLIDEMEELIIREVEQEGYSGREAKVRVKQKKKMLLRALEQELKERMADEDVPEEEVLRELGLNHV
- a CDS encoding MqnA/MqnD/SBP family protein; translated protein: EFTGEPLIYALWVARQDFARRYPVQVEFIRRALVDCRAQAMGNLPDLARRAAKRYPVSPVLLEEYFRALRHEFDGVSRRALLRYYAHAQICGLIPPKVTLRVWGEDPV
- the mazF gene encoding endoribonuclease MazF; its protein translation is MVRRYIPDRGDILWIQFNPQKGHEQAGRRPALVISPALYNGKVGLALLCPITNQVKGYPFEVKLPAGLKISGVILADQIKNLDWQARRAEFICKAPEEIVAEVREKILVLLE
- a CDS encoding type II toxin-antitoxin system RelE family toxin, which gives rise to MYEIKYKRAAIKDIKKLDKAVQRTVISQIRQCAQNPDRGKTLHGNLHGLYSYGFTVRRI